Proteins encoded by one window of Candidatus Woesearchaeota archaeon:
- a CDS encoding BatA domain-containing protein yields the protein MVLEQYFLNPQGLYALLILVPFIILYLIRPKPRKKVIPSLMFLVKGDKNFKNNAFFQTFLFDLLFFLQLLALLILALAIARPYFWGSEEISTKNVILVIDGSASMQTDQNGKTRFASAIDFAKDHLGEQNAVILATVLPSLKGEEKGRQETKLILNSLAPTDAPGDVSDAMLFAGGLLKENTEVIVLSDFKSKGDEVEIARKTLEAQGAAVSLIDVSEPTMNVGIVEVKAAEDTTTVYIKNYNTREENVTVSINGKVEGVPIKPKFVEPYTFVTPPNTTTISLLGRDSFSLDNTFYLSAPEQNQIRILMITNQPRNHLYYALSSVPKVNITIIEPPATIKDIDHDIIVVKGIDRTLTLPSTFMAIEDAVQQGSSLIIAAQDDLFLLGITDLLPLSFTEKGNNRTYLKKSTDVPFTEDIEFGFVEEYLKGNEKQGVVSIVTTENNNPIITTQSYGSGKILYYGIMDNHADFKLTPSYPLFWYNAVQFLSNRVEVQSLNHHTGEIITFETETEIKTPTDTRKESRLVLDESGIYEYNDRIISANLVNLEESDVSAVSTINTVRSEGYDLLKSQKEDEKELDLWFIFAGIVFILLELIYIKLRGDC from the coding sequence ATGGTGCTTGAGCAGTATTTCCTGAATCCACAAGGATTATATGCACTTCTCATCCTTGTCCCCTTTATTATTCTCTATTTAATCAGACCAAAGCCCAGAAAAAAGGTTATTCCATCATTGATGTTTCTTGTTAAAGGAGATAAAAACTTCAAAAATAATGCCTTTTTTCAAACCTTTTTGTTTGATCTGCTGTTTTTTTTACAACTTCTTGCCTTACTGATCCTTGCACTTGCCATTGCCCGACCATATTTCTGGGGAAGCGAAGAGATCTCGACAAAGAATGTCATCTTGGTTATTGATGGGTCTGCATCAATGCAAACAGACCAGAACGGAAAAACACGTTTTGCAAGTGCCATTGACTTTGCCAAAGACCATCTTGGAGAACAGAATGCCGTTATCCTTGCAACGGTATTACCCAGCTTAAAGGGGGAGGAAAAAGGACGTCAAGAAACAAAGCTTATCCTTAATAGTTTAGCACCAACTGATGCACCAGGAGATGTCAGTGATGCCATGCTCTTTGCAGGAGGATTGCTCAAAGAGAACACTGAAGTTATTGTACTTAGTGATTTTAAATCCAAGGGAGATGAAGTGGAAATTGCACGTAAAACCCTTGAAGCGCAAGGTGCTGCGGTTAGCCTTATCGATGTTTCTGAACCAACAATGAATGTTGGCATTGTCGAGGTAAAAGCAGCTGAGGATACGACAACTGTTTATATCAAAAATTATAATACCCGAGAAGAAAATGTCACTGTTTCTATCAATGGCAAGGTCGAAGGAGTACCTATTAAACCAAAATTTGTTGAGCCTTATACCTTTGTCACACCACCGAATACAACAACCATAAGCCTTCTGGGAAGGGATAGTTTTTCGTTGGATAACACCTTCTATCTAAGCGCGCCAGAGCAAAATCAAATCCGTATATTGATGATCACCAATCAACCACGAAATCATCTGTACTATGCATTATCATCGGTTCCAAAGGTAAATATAACCATCATCGAACCACCTGCCACTATTAAGGATATTGACCACGATATTATTGTCGTGAAAGGTATTGACAGAACATTGACCCTACCCAGTACCTTTATGGCGATAGAAGATGCTGTCCAACAAGGGTCATCGCTGATTATTGCTGCCCAGGATGACCTTTTCTTACTAGGCATTACTGATCTGCTTCCCTTAAGCTTTACCGAAAAAGGCAACAATCGCACCTATCTGAAAAAAAGCACTGATGTTCCCTTTACTGAAGATATTGAGTTTGGGTTTGTTGAAGAATACCTTAAAGGCAATGAAAAGCAGGGAGTAGTAAGCATAGTAACTACCGAGAATAATAATCCCATCATTACAACCCAAAGCTATGGTAGCGGCAAGATCCTCTACTATGGTATCATGGATAACCATGCTGATTTTAAACTAACGCCGAGCTATCCACTGTTTTGGTATAACGCTGTCCAATTTCTGAGTAATCGTGTTGAGGTTCAAAGCTTAAATCACCACACCGGAGAGATCATTACTTTTGAAACCGAAACAGAGATAAAAACTCCAACAGATACGCGTAAAGAATCACGTCTTGTTTTGGATGAATCAGGTATCTATGAGTACAATGACCGAATAATAAGTGCTAACCTTGTCAACCTGGAAGAATCTGACGTGAGTGCAGTAAGTACGATAAACACGGTACGTTCTGAAGGATACGATCTTCTCAAATCCCAAAAAGAGGATGAAAAAGAATTAGATCTGTGGTTTATTTTTGCGGGCATTGTTTTCATTCTCCTTGAGCTCATCTACATCAAACTACGAGGCGATTGCTGA
- a CDS encoding VWA domain-containing protein: MISFLYPKILLLIIPALLILFVILVYDFVKIRETDLENYKKLVRRRKADKMFIGILRGLTIISLGIALATPFTEQEKEIEGDPTITLLTDNSSSYSLYQTASVDELKDQIEQQLPVRTGTIGHDTISDIGDGILQYLGRDSNLLVVSDGQNNYGTTLSEIALFARNINATINILKIEPEKKDFAVTIEGPSKTVADIDNGFAVVIKSAKEEEVSTAILLTLNLDNETILDQEVSMGEGVTELRIPVTKALSLGTHQMTARIRVDDTLSRNDLFSKSITVVEKPKILYITDKETKLNDFITVLYDVTKKPFFPQDKEELNQYYAVIVEDIRAERIQNMTLLREYLDNGNGLVVIGGQNSFDLGDYKNSEFESFLPVYVGTGEKQRSTANIVIAIDISGSGKGNLESGSGTAKGDVQKALALSVLDSINVNNKVGVVAFNLQAYEVAPIQTLWSNKAVLQDRIPRLINEGQTLIYAGLQMAYDMLLETKGDKNIILISDGMDPYFHFTADFMKEACKGSIKIYTVGVGEDTEVNVMKRIAEQCNGVYFQADANNKIKILFGESDDESLETEYTLAILNANHFITQGASIDATVAGYNDVVPKSNALSLITLQTGEPGLTVWRYGLGRVATITAFGEEDPLGYLLTQKNSRVMAKTINWAIGDPERNKETYVQVSDTRVNTPTTIVVKAEKFPEAEGFTFYKSDEDIYVSTVTPTTKGFHEVLGKVYAVNYEREFEALGNNPDVENLALMTGGKIFKSPQADLIVEHAKARSKRMKVQKVLYRWHFVGLASALFLLEVSIRRIRTYHRG, encoded by the coding sequence ATGATCAGTTTTCTTTATCCCAAAATTCTTCTGTTGATTATTCCTGCACTCTTAATTCTCTTTGTTATCCTCGTCTATGATTTTGTAAAGATACGGGAAACAGACCTTGAGAATTACAAAAAGCTCGTCCGAAGAAGAAAAGCTGATAAAATGTTTATCGGTATTTTACGGGGATTAACGATTATTTCATTGGGAATTGCACTCGCAACGCCCTTTACCGAACAAGAGAAAGAAATAGAAGGTGATCCGACCATTACCCTCCTTACTGATAACTCGTCATCTTATAGCCTGTATCAAACAGCCTCTGTTGACGAGCTTAAAGACCAGATTGAGCAACAACTGCCCGTAAGAACAGGAACTATTGGCCATGACACGATTTCTGATATCGGTGATGGAATCCTTCAATACCTTGGAAGAGACAGCAACCTCCTGGTGGTAAGCGACGGACAAAACAACTATGGCACAACATTATCAGAAATTGCTCTATTTGCACGAAACATCAACGCAACCATCAATATCCTTAAGATCGAACCCGAAAAAAAGGATTTTGCAGTAACGATTGAAGGTCCATCAAAGACTGTTGCAGATATTGATAATGGTTTTGCAGTTGTTATTAAAAGCGCAAAAGAAGAAGAAGTTTCAACAGCAATACTCTTGACCCTTAATCTCGATAATGAAACCATTCTGGATCAAGAAGTTAGTATGGGTGAGGGGGTTACTGAATTGCGCATTCCCGTTACCAAAGCCTTGAGTTTAGGTACTCATCAAATGACTGCCCGTATACGGGTAGATGATACACTTTCCCGTAATGATCTGTTCTCTAAGAGCATTACCGTCGTAGAGAAACCAAAAATACTGTACATCACTGACAAAGAAACAAAATTAAATGATTTCATCACCGTGCTTTATGACGTAACCAAAAAACCATTCTTCCCCCAAGATAAGGAAGAACTCAACCAATATTACGCGGTAATAGTAGAAGACATACGAGCTGAACGTATCCAGAATATGACCTTACTCAGGGAATACCTTGATAATGGAAACGGATTAGTGGTCATCGGAGGTCAGAATTCCTTTGATCTTGGTGATTATAAAAACTCTGAATTTGAAAGCTTTTTGCCCGTCTATGTGGGAACCGGAGAAAAACAACGATCAACAGCCAATATTGTCATTGCTATTGATATCTCGGGGAGTGGTAAGGGCAATCTTGAAAGTGGCTCCGGAACCGCAAAGGGAGACGTCCAGAAGGCCCTAGCGCTTTCTGTTCTCGACAGTATTAATGTCAATAACAAAGTAGGCGTAGTTGCTTTTAATCTCCAGGCCTATGAAGTAGCTCCTATCCAAACCTTGTGGAGCAACAAGGCAGTACTTCAAGATCGTATTCCACGACTCATTAACGAGGGGCAAACACTGATTTATGCAGGACTACAAATGGCATACGATATGCTGCTTGAAACAAAAGGGGATAAAAACATTATTCTTATCTCAGATGGTATGGATCCCTATTTCCATTTTACTGCTGACTTCATGAAAGAAGCATGCAAGGGTTCAATAAAGATTTATACGGTCGGTGTTGGAGAAGACACTGAGGTAAACGTTATGAAACGTATCGCAGAACAGTGTAATGGTGTTTATTTTCAGGCAGATGCCAACAACAAAATAAAGATTCTCTTTGGCGAAAGCGATGATGAAAGTTTAGAGACAGAGTACACACTTGCGATTTTGAATGCCAACCATTTCATTACCCAAGGAGCATCAATCGATGCCACGGTTGCTGGATATAACGATGTTGTTCCGAAATCAAATGCGCTTTCCTTAATTACCTTACAAACTGGAGAGCCCGGACTAACCGTCTGGAGGTATGGTTTAGGAAGAGTAGCTACAATAACTGCGTTTGGCGAAGAAGATCCGCTCGGCTACCTGCTTACCCAAAAGAACTCAAGGGTCATGGCAAAGACCATTAACTGGGCAATAGGGGATCCAGAACGAAATAAAGAAACCTATGTCCAGGTAAGTGATACACGAGTAAATACACCAACAACTATCGTCGTCAAGGCAGAGAAGTTTCCTGAAGCAGAAGGATTTACCTTTTACAAATCTGATGAGGATATCTATGTCAGTACCGTAACGCCAACAACGAAAGGCTTCCATGAGGTTCTTGGTAAGGTATATGCGGTAAATTATGAACGTGAATTCGAGGCATTGGGGAATAACCCTGACGTAGAGAATCTTGCGCTCATGACGGGAGGAAAAATATTTAAATCTCCTCAGGCGGATCTTATCGTAGAGCACGCCAAGGCTCGTTCAAAGCGTATGAAGGTTCAAAAAGTCCTGTACCGTTGGCACTTTGTCGGGCTTGCATCAGCTCTTTTTTTGCTTGAAGTAAGTATTCGAAGAATACGAACCTATCACCGAGGTTAA
- a CDS encoding NUDIX domain-containing protein — protein sequence MHDMHRIVKYGLVTFRDHSFLINRKYGTKWFLLPGGKPEHGESALDCLVREIAEEHGCEVLRSSLKLLGTFEDRAANEPNTIISITVYSGDIEGEPTTQSEIQELRWFGINDDETVLSPVLRNKILPFLKAKGDFGYLRDSMKKQRDTKI from the coding sequence ATGCATGATATGCACCGTATTGTTAAGTATGGTCTGGTAACCTTTCGTGATCATTCTTTTTTGATTAATAGAAAGTATGGTACCAAATGGTTTCTGCTTCCCGGCGGCAAGCCAGAACATGGAGAATCTGCTCTTGATTGTCTGGTGAGGGAAATTGCAGAAGAGCATGGTTGTGAAGTCCTTCGGTCTTCACTTAAGCTCCTTGGCACGTTTGAAGATCGTGCAGCAAACGAGCCAAATACCATCATTAGCATAACGGTTTATTCTGGGGATATTGAAGGAGAACCGACAACCCAGAGTGAAATTCAAGAGTTACGTTGGTTTGGCATCAACGACGACGAGACTGTACTTTCTCCGGTATTACGGAATAAAATTCTACCTTTTTTGAAAGCAAAAGGAGATTTCGGATATTTAAGGGATAGCATGAAAAAACAGCGAGATACAAAGATTTAA
- a CDS encoding AAA family ATPase → MKELDRIKNLEKLGETFSDVKEEIKKVIVGQDEAIEQIFVTLLCGGNALLESYPGLGKTLTIRTLAEVLNLKFSRIQHTPDLMPSDIIGTYVIDEQNGKKVFNFHKGPIFANIVLADEVNRATPKTQSALLEAMQEKQVTVGNQTLKLDEPFFVLATQNPIEQEGSLALDQPVFINGILQTGETLLALAKDNQLLEDKDGRKLYAVNGWTFALNAQGKLEKKSCYLYTLPYQGEMITISSATGRSITVTKNHPFLVNDRGEILWKKAEELTKQDYLVSPARIPEIDEIVPPSHEEMIGRIKHLPVTQMPFDKDFAFWIAFVLSDGYVGEKCVEVCQKNYPDALQRFVSISQGYGLKVHLSERRGCSYARIYSKPLVEYLQARFGVESMKNKHIPSWFIAWPKELLAEFVKTFVSLESSIGENKIHFTQKKKEDVNVLSYMLLRLGILSWVHHDGRIYRLKIQGKYFAHYLRNVGWIDDAKIASFDLTKKARSSFRVVPVKRECVLRLVALLGMNSFHTLPERKRFVARSWYGSYKGIKEGEIVMSVDSLQQMVGDIRNELTQRANPRFAELLHTNPRRFAASIGLPLTKISTELAISKNHIWNLYTTGKSKHAQQILSTLERTSANHLAEANGLLSYFEHLLSEDVLYEKVKSITYVPSTGVAFGLTVPEHQNYLAGYGACGINHNTYPLPEAQSDRFLLKIKLGYPPEKDEEEIVKRYASAQELPELKVKLSAQSILLLQKLTRQVPIAEDIQKKAIGLIVATRNMKELIEYGASPRATIGLVLAAKAHALVNGRKYVSAKDLEYMAYPILRHRIILNFEAERKGMSVDDVIKHVIEKHL, encoded by the coding sequence ATGAAAGAACTAGATCGTATTAAGAATCTTGAAAAGTTGGGTGAAACCTTTAGTGATGTCAAGGAAGAAATAAAGAAGGTTATCGTTGGCCAGGACGAAGCAATTGAGCAGATTTTTGTAACCCTGCTCTGCGGAGGAAATGCGCTTTTGGAGAGCTATCCCGGACTTGGAAAAACACTAACGATCCGAACGCTTGCAGAGGTTCTCAATCTTAAATTCAGCAGAATCCAGCATACTCCTGATTTGATGCCCTCCGATATCATCGGGACGTATGTTATCGATGAACAGAATGGAAAAAAAGTATTTAACTTCCATAAAGGACCTATCTTTGCAAACATTGTGCTTGCTGATGAAGTCAATAGGGCAACACCGAAAACACAATCTGCGCTATTAGAGGCAATGCAGGAAAAGCAAGTAACTGTAGGAAATCAAACCCTGAAATTAGACGAGCCTTTCTTTGTCTTAGCGACGCAAAACCCCATTGAGCAAGAGGGAAGTCTAGCATTGGATCAACCCGTGTTCATCAATGGAATACTCCAAACTGGTGAAACTCTCCTTGCATTGGCAAAGGACAATCAGCTTCTGGAAGATAAAGACGGAAGAAAACTCTATGCGGTTAATGGATGGACCTTTGCGTTAAACGCTCAGGGAAAGCTTGAGAAAAAGTCTTGCTATCTGTATACGCTTCCGTATCAGGGCGAGATGATAACCATTTCCAGTGCTACAGGAAGAAGTATTACGGTTACAAAAAATCATCCGTTTCTTGTTAATGACCGAGGGGAAATTCTCTGGAAAAAAGCTGAAGAGCTCACTAAACAGGATTACTTGGTAAGCCCTGCACGAATTCCCGAAATAGATGAAATCGTTCCTCCAAGCCATGAGGAAATGATAGGTCGCATCAAGCACCTGCCAGTAACACAGATGCCGTTTGATAAAGATTTTGCGTTCTGGATTGCATTTGTTTTATCGGATGGATATGTCGGGGAAAAATGCGTGGAGGTATGCCAAAAGAACTATCCTGACGCACTGCAACGCTTTGTTTCTATCTCTCAAGGGTATGGCCTAAAGGTGCATCTCTCAGAGAGAAGAGGTTGTTCCTATGCCCGTATTTATTCAAAGCCTTTAGTTGAATATCTTCAGGCACGTTTTGGCGTAGAATCCATGAAAAATAAGCATATCCCTTCATGGTTCATTGCATGGCCAAAAGAGCTCCTGGCAGAATTTGTCAAAACCTTTGTCTCGCTTGAATCATCAATTGGAGAGAATAAGATTCATTTTACCCAAAAAAAGAAGGAAGATGTAAACGTTCTTTCCTATATGCTCTTGCGTTTGGGTATACTCTCCTGGGTGCACCATGATGGGCGAATCTATCGTCTGAAGATTCAGGGAAAATACTTTGCTCACTACCTAAGGAATGTTGGGTGGATCGATGACGCTAAGATTGCTTCTTTTGATCTCACCAAGAAAGCAAGATCGAGTTTTCGTGTCGTTCCAGTAAAACGAGAGTGTGTTTTGAGGCTCGTTGCATTGCTCGGCATGAATAGCTTTCATACACTTCCAGAAAGGAAAAGGTTCGTTGCACGTTCTTGGTATGGAAGCTATAAGGGTATTAAAGAAGGAGAAATCGTGATGAGTGTGGACTCGCTTCAGCAGATGGTTGGAGATATACGAAATGAACTTACCCAAAGAGCCAATCCCCGTTTTGCTGAGCTTCTTCATACAAATCCAAGAAGGTTTGCTGCTTCTATTGGCCTGCCTCTGACAAAAATATCAACTGAGTTGGCGATCTCAAAAAACCACATTTGGAACCTCTATACGACGGGCAAGAGCAAGCATGCTCAGCAGATTCTGAGTACCTTAGAAAGAACCTCTGCGAATCACCTTGCGGAAGCAAACGGTCTTCTCTCCTATTTTGAGCATCTATTGAGTGAAGATGTTCTCTATGAAAAAGTTAAATCAATAACCTATGTCCCCTCTACGGGGGTTGCTTTCGGCTTAACCGTCCCCGAACATCAAAATTACCTTGCGGGATATGGTGCATGCGGGATTAACCATAATACCTACCCCTTACCTGAAGCACAAAGTGATCGTTTTCTCCTAAAGATTAAACTAGGATATCCTCCTGAGAAAGATGAAGAAGAAATCGTAAAGCGTTATGCCTCTGCACAGGAACTACCAGAACTCAAGGTTAAGCTCTCTGCGCAATCAATTTTACTGCTGCAAAAATTAACCCGTCAAGTGCCAATAGCAGAGGACATCCAGAAAAAGGCCATTGGATTGATTGTTGCCACCAGAAATATGAAAGAACTTATCGAGTATGGTGCCTCGCCAAGAGCTACTATTGGCTTGGTATTAGCGGCAAAAGCCCATGCTCTGGTTAACGGAAGAAAATATGTCAGTGCAAAGGATCTCGAGTACATGGCCTACCCTATTCTCCGGCATAGGATTATTCTTAACTTTGAGGCAGAGCGAAAGGGTATGTCAGTCGATGATGTCATTAAACATGTCATTGAAAAACATCTCTGA
- a CDS encoding acylphosphatase translates to MKQVHLIITGRVQGVSFRYSTKQKAQDLGITGWVRNIPNNAVEVVAEGYEETLQQFIVWCHKGSLLANVTSVKVTEKQYTGKFTSFDIRYL, encoded by the coding sequence ATGAAACAGGTGCATCTTATCATTACAGGGAGAGTACAAGGAGTTTCTTTCCGTTATAGCACCAAACAGAAAGCACAAGATCTGGGAATAACCGGTTGGGTACGAAATATTCCCAACAATGCAGTAGAGGTAGTTGCTGAAGGTTATGAGGAAACCCTGCAACAGTTTATTGTATGGTGTCACAAAGGGTCATTGCTCGCAAACGTAACAAGCGTTAAGGTTACGGAAAAGCAGTATACAGGAAAGTTTACGAGCTTTGATATTAGGTATTTATGA
- a CDS encoding DUF58 domain-containing protein: protein MIDTTFLRQLDKFNLIIRKRITSNYSGSRASTSFGQGLTFKDYKDYVKGDDFRKIDWKLYARTDKFYIKHYEEERNLTVHILLDRSASMDFGAGITKFDYAAMIGVGFAYMAMKNNERFRLATFAEELTMFKSGRGSHHLLSILDYLNKLKIEGKSKLEDNLVPYGSGIRSKSLLILLSDFLFDVDELKDSLAALRKNELIVVQVLDPSEIDFQLEGDVMLYDSETKNVLRTYFSRRMKEMYKYRFKEHVFQIQDMCDKMGITFMPVTTDAPIFDTFYKILQ, encoded by the coding sequence ATGATTGATACAACGTTCCTTCGACAATTGGATAAGTTCAATTTGATTATCAGAAAGAGGATTACCTCTAATTACAGCGGTTCACGGGCATCAACAAGCTTTGGTCAGGGATTAACTTTCAAAGATTACAAAGATTATGTTAAGGGAGATGACTTCCGAAAAATTGATTGGAAGCTCTACGCCAGAACAGATAAGTTCTACATTAAGCATTACGAAGAAGAACGTAACCTAACCGTCCATATCCTCCTCGACCGAAGCGCAAGCATGGATTTTGGTGCAGGAATAACCAAGTTTGATTATGCTGCTATGATTGGTGTAGGATTTGCTTATATGGCAATGAAGAACAACGAACGGTTTCGTCTGGCAACCTTTGCAGAAGAACTCACCATGTTTAAATCCGGAAGAGGGTCTCACCATCTTCTGTCTATCCTTGACTATCTCAACAAATTAAAAATAGAGGGAAAATCAAAGCTTGAAGATAACCTTGTTCCCTATGGAAGCGGCATCAGATCAAAGTCTCTTCTGATCCTTCTTTCTGATTTTTTGTTTGATGTTGATGAATTAAAAGACTCTCTGGCTGCACTCCGAAAGAATGAACTCATTGTTGTTCAGGTGCTCGATCCGAGTGAAATCGATTTCCAACTTGAAGGCGATGTCATGCTTTACGATTCAGAAACAAAAAACGTGTTGCGAACGTACTTTAGCAGACGCATGAAAGAGATGTACAAGTATCGCTTTAAAGAGCATGTTTTCCAAATTCAAGATATGTGTGACAAAATGGGTATTACCTTCATGCCCGTAACTACCGACGCCCCTATCTTCGATACCTTCTATAAGATCTTACAGTAA
- a CDS encoding translation initiation factor IF-2 subunit beta has protein sequence MDYEQLLERAHSRMPESVKIAERFEIPKIRGHIQGNKTIISNFSQIVGVLNRDSAHILKYILRELATPGEQRKGAVFVGRKVSASVINEKIRKYAQEFVICRDCGKPDTKIVKEGKVSYLQCMACGARHPVKI, from the coding sequence ATGGATTACGAACAACTCCTTGAACGGGCCCATAGCCGTATGCCTGAATCAGTAAAGATTGCAGAACGTTTTGAAATTCCCAAAATCAGGGGACATATTCAGGGGAATAAAACCATCATCAGTAACTTTAGTCAGATCGTTGGTGTCCTCAATCGAGATAGCGCACATATCCTGAAATACATTCTCCGCGAGTTAGCTACGCCTGGCGAACAGAGAAAAGGAGCTGTTTTTGTCGGAAGAAAGGTAAGTGCGAGTGTTATTAACGAAAAAATCAGAAAGTATGCTCAGGAATTTGTCATCTGCCGTGATTGTGGTAAGCCAGATACGAAAATTGTCAAGGAAGGGAAGGTTTCGTATCTCCAATGCATGGCCTGTGGTGCACGTCATCCGGTGAAGATATAA